A genomic segment from Miscanthus floridulus cultivar M001 unplaced genomic scaffold, ASM1932011v1 fs_518_2_3, whole genome shotgun sequence encodes:
- the LOC136532064 gene encoding pectinesterase inhibitor 8-like produces the protein MTMRPLRQFVQYLLPAVFVLALIGCHVGGASATVVTTCRAAADSDARVDYGFCVAELGMHRESPDADTWGLAKVAALTGVNNADNAVYDIKALLAKTRGADGPTRAALEKCGRLYDSVGFAFAEVDDEINNRRYAAGKGKVAEAVSLARQCDDALAKAAAVPSPLAQHSSYNVRIANICTAITNLIK, from the coding sequence ATGACGATGAGGCCGCTGCGGCAGTTCGTCCAGTACCTCCTCCCCGCCGTCTTCGTGCTCGCGCTCATCGGCTGCCACGTGGGCGGCGCCAGCGCGACGGTGGTGACGACGTGCAGGGCGGCGGCGGACAGCGACGCGCGCGTGGACTACGGCTTCTGCGTGGCCGAGCTGGGCATGCACCGCGAGAGCCCCGACGCCGACACCTGGGGCCTCGCCAAGGTGGCCGCGCTGACGGGCGTCAACAACGCCGACAACGCCGTGTACGACATCAAGGCCCTGCTCGCCAAGACGCGAGGCGCGGACGGCCCGACGCGCGCGGCGCTGGAGAAGTGCGGGAGGCTGTACGACTCCGTCGGGTTCGCGTTCGCCGAGGTGGACGACGAGATCAACAACCGCCGCTACGCCGCCGGAAAGGGGAAGGTCGCGGAGGCCGTGTCCCTCGCGCGGCAGTGCGACGACGCCCTCGCCAAGGCCGCCGCCGTTCCGTCGCCGCTGGCGCAGCACAGCTCGTACAACGTGCGGATTGCTAATATCTGCACCGCCATCACGAACCTCATCAAGTGA